GAATCCAGTAAACGATCTTTCCTGCTAGTTAGTGCTGGGTTAATGCAGTGTGAGTGTGGCTTTCATGGATTTTAGCCTTTCAGTAGGAAATCTGCCACTGGTGACAGACAGAAAATAACTGAGGGTCTTTTTCtcacccccttgccccccccctttttttcttccttgagCAGGGTGCGGACAGCTGGTCTGGGTGGGGGAACCCGTGACCTTCCGCAGGGCTGAGACTATCGCTGGCAAGTATGGCGTGTGGATGAGGGACCCAGAGCCTGTTCCCCCCTACACCCGCAAGACCACTTGGAGAGTTGATGCCATTGGCACTGACATCCGCCAGGTCTTTGAATACGATGACTCTGATCAGTTCATGAAGGGCTATCCCTCCAAGGTCCACATCCTGCCCTGGTCCATGGAGAGCACCGGAGCCGTCGTATACAGGGGATCCCTGTACTTCCAGCGGCGCAAGTCCAGAATGGTGGCCAAGTACGACCTGAAGACAGAAACGATCACAGTCCAAAAGGACATCCCCAGTGCTGGCTACCATGGCCAATTCCCCTATTCCTGGGGGGGGTACACAGACATTGACCTAGCTGTCGATGAGATGGGGCTGTGGGTGACATACAGCACAGACAAGGCCAAAGGGGCCATCATCCTCTCCAAATTGGATCCAGAGACTCTGGAGGTTGAGCAGACCTGGAAAACCAACATCCGCAGGCAAGCTGTGGCCAACTCCTTTATGATCTGTGGCACCTTGTACACCATCAGTAGCTACTCAGCCCCAGATGCCACCGTCAACTTTTCCTACCACACGGCCACCAACACCAGCGAGCCGCTGAGCATCCGCTTCGAGAACCGCTACGGGTACAGCAGCATGGTGGACTACAACCCCACAGAGAGAAAGCTCTTCGCTTGGGACAATTTCAACATGGTCACCTATGACATCAGACTCTCCAGGATATGAGGAGCCTCAGGGCGGGAGGAGGACACGCCATGCTCATTGCTAACTAGCTGCTCATGGGTTAGGGGCAAGTCTAGCCAGCTGTCAATCTCATACACTCACTCTTCCTATTCTTCCTGAGCTTTCCTTGgactcagccctgagccccttacTCAGGCAGAGAGCTCACTGAGCTGGGCAAAGACTCCAGGCTTGGCCCTAGATCAGAGGTTCCTATTCTGAGAGCACTGGTGGGGCTTAAATAACGATAGAGTGGGAATAACCTTGTGCCACTTGGGAACATACATGCAATAGGTGTTACAGCCCTGTCGTCGCTCCCCTTGCCTCTCTCTGAATTACACACGGGATTAATTTGGACAATatagaaaaaaaagaaacaagttgTTAAGGGTTATGCAACATTTGGAATGTGCGGGCCAACTGCACAGGGATAGATCTAGAATGACTAAACTTGCCTGCACCCTTGGCTAAAAGACACAGATTCCAGCCAAGCAGACCAAACTGTTCACAGCAAGAGGCAGATAATATTTTAGGGGAAGGAGGTGGCTGGGTACCACCTTCACAGAATGGCTAATAAAAACCCAGTGACCATCAGCAAACCATATTCCTGCCCAGCATCAGCTGAGACAAGGGGAATGTGCTGAGCAGTCAACACCGGGCATTAGCCAAGTCAGCATTGACAGGAGGAGATTGTGCAAAGTTGTACCATGCCCAGATTCAGTAGGAGAACATCAAGGCCTAAAGACCTAGCTCCAACACCCAAATAAGCCAATGAAAAGACTCcagctgacttcactgggcttcaGAAATGTGCTGCAGGAGTTAAAAATTACTAGAAATCCCGGGTAGTGGGCGCCCTGCAAGAGAGCTTTCAGCTGCTGCGTATAAACCCTTTCATTGCCAGCCTCTCTCCTCGTAAGCACAGTGCACGCTTCATCGGGACCACGCTTCCCTTGGGAGCCAACCAGCCACCTCTACAGATTATCATGAGCCAGAGAATGTGGGAGAAGACCGGAACTCACCCAGCTTGGTATCTCTGCAGTGTAAGCAGCCTCTCTGCAGCTGCAATTCACCAGTAGCTAAAGCAGGAGTCAAAGATGGGCCCAAGCTGCAGAGAGGTGAGGTCCAATGATCCACACCTCACTTAAGCATAGGGCTGTTCTGCTCTAGGGGCTTTGAGTCTGTTCAACGTCTCACACAGTTACACAATAGCCATTGAGCATGCGGGGCTCCGGCCGAACTAGCCCCCTACCTGCAAGAAACATGGCCGCTTCAGCTCCCCTTCCATTAAAGACAAAAATGAAGCAAGACTTGTTTAACACAATTCTGTTAAGTCATTAGACATTATAGCAAAATAAATGTAAGGAGGGTTGTTGTTCATGAACAACGGGATCCTAGAATTTAGGGCATGATctcaaatccactgaagtcaatggaaagtctcccattgactccagtgagcaATAGAACAGATCGCTATTTATCCCAGACTGGTTATTAACTTAGAATGAGAAGCATCATCTAACTGTTCTTGCTGTTTCTAGCTTTCAATCCAGACAACTCCACTGATTACACTGTAACTTAGACACCCTTTGGGATAGGCATGGCATTAGATTAGGTATGGCTAAGCATACAGCTGTTTTTAAGAACACACACATTTAGTGTATAAATCCTGTAGCTGGCttggtttttctgtttgttttaaaagcctAATCCATGCAGGTTGCATTGAAGCCTCCTGGATGAAAGTGAAGGTCTGATGTGCTGATGATTATGTGGAAGTAGTCTGTGATAATAATCGATAAtaaaccctctccccccacaacaaTCCACAGTGGCAGCTTCTTGTTTGCAGATTTTTCATTTCACTGCAACATGCTGGAGGGAATTCCAGGCCACAGGAAACTATAGGCCACCTTTCCAGGAGAGTTCAGTCCCAGCAAACAGGGCTCAATTTTCAGGAGCTCAGTTCCCATTTATGCACTAAAATAAGGGGCCTGGTTTCTAATTTAAGCTCTTCCACAggcttgctgggtgactttgctggatcacttccctgctctgtgcctcagtttccccatctggaaaatgggaatgatactgacttcctttatTAAGGTCAGTagataagagctagatattattaaaGCCAAggggaactttgccattgacttcaatgcagccaggatttcatctacTGAACGAATATCACCATGACTACAAAAACAAATGCCACTGTAGAATAAGGGGAGGCAGAGAAATGGAAAGACTTGCAGCCATTAGTAGAGAGCTGACCGATTACAGAAAAGCTGGGAAACCAACATTAGCTGGTTTAAAAATATCTAATTGATTACCTTTTACAGTCAATAGAATATATGTTAGCTGTAACCTCTAACTGATGGTGCCTCAGATCATCTGTATTTGATTATCTTGAGGGGATGGAAAGAAATAACTTGCATCAGCCCTTTCAGTATAAAAAGGTCTAAATCAGCATTAAATCTTGGAAAGTTGCATGTTAACACATCTCTCTCTACATCACCCGGGAGCAAACCACCTCTTTGAGCATGGGAGCTAAACCCAGCATTTCTGGACAGCCTCTGGCTGAGAGCAGGACTGACAGAATCTTGTTTTGCATCTATGGGCATAGCCTCACTGCAGCCCAGCCCCAAGCAACCCCACTGCAAAGCCATACCCAGTTACTGCATTCTCACTGCAGCTACATTCCCCTGGGCATGGCGCTAGGGCATCTGGGGCACATCCCATGAGTCTTTGTGCTGCATTAAGTGGGCTGCTATTTGTCCTggggaattgtgggagaacttgtctgccCTTTATGTGGTTTTAAGCTTCCCTTGGTCTGAGTAGGCTTCAGCATGGCCTCTTCTTTGGCCTCTCTGACACCCCTTCATGGGAGAGAGACCCTGTGGCCCAGCTGCCCTAGGTCCCCAAGACCTATGCTGCCCCCCAAGACACCCCAGTAACATAAGCACACCATTTGCCCAAGCTCCATCCAACTCTGGTTTACCGTTTACCCCTTCAGGGACGCACTGTAGCGGAAGCAAATAGAGCCAGGCTTGGCCTAAGGACCTCTCACCCAAATGCACACTTTACTCAGACAGAGCACAGACCATCTAGAAACCAACCCACACCTGAATTCCCTGCCCTGCATTCTAGCTCCCccgcttcccttgggagactgggagggagggagagggaagtcagattctctctctccagccattTCACCACCTCACCTGCTCAAGctggggggagctgctgcagcagagggagacagagacagagacacacatccTTTTATAAAAGTTCTTATCCCCTATCATGTGATTCCCCGCTCAGCCTCATCAGGCAGTTGGAGTCTCCCAGCCCACGATTATCTGGTTACTAGCCCACCTAGCAGAATCTGTTCTCTCCATCTGGCCAGCTTTTTGCCCAAGGAGGCTTCCATTTGAATAGAAGACCATCGAAGTTTAATGACCCTGCATCATGGCTGCAAGAATTTCTCCTGACATCTCCTGGGGGTTTTAGCTCACTCTGGAGGCTACAGAGCCAAGGGGAAGGCACAGAGGGGTTTGACAATTGGTTTGATATAATTACATAAAAAGTTCATAATATTCAACAGAAGCCATAAGTTGTACGTAGGTCCCTCTCCCCAACTCTCCTCAGTTACTTAGCCCCAGAAGAGTGTGAGGGTGTTTGctagcctggggaagctgccccctgctggtatGGTCAGCTGTGTATCAGCTCTTGCTGGTATGCAGTACCGGACCATACCAGTTTACTTTCACTTCTGTCTGTATCAAATGACTGGCAGCTAGCTAATGTGAGGGCAATTtctaaaaaaggctccagaggtgatcccagcaattacaggccagtaagcctaacttcagtaccaggcaaattggttgaaactatagtaaagaagagaactgtcagacacatagatgaacatggtttgttagggaagagtcaacatggtttttgtaaagggaaatcatgcctcaccaatctactagaattcttttggtgggcggggggaggggggtcaacaagcgtgtggacaagggggatccaatggatatagtgtttagattttcagaaagcttttgatgAGGTcactcactaaaggctcttaagcaaagtaagctgttatgggataagagggaaggtccctcatggatcggtaacttgttaaagatagggaacaaagggtaggaataaatgttcagttttcagaacggagagctgtaaacaggggtgtcctccagaggtctgtactgggaccagtcctgttcccatattcataaatgatctggaaaaaggggtaaacagtgatgtggcaaaatttgcagatgatacaaaactactcaagctagttaagtccaaagcagactgtgaagagttacaaagggacctcacaaaactgcagatgaaattcaatgttgataaatgcaaagtaatgcacactggaaaacataatcccaactatacatataaaacaatcgggtctaaattagctgttacctctcaagaaagatcttggagtcattggggatagctctctgaaaaacatccattcaattTGCAGCGGCCAtcagaaaagctaacaatgttgggaatcattaggaacaggatagataaatccatggtacgcccacattcatgtaaaaagaaaaggagtacttgtggcaccttagagactaaccaatttatctgagcataagctttcgtgagctacagctcacttcatccgatgaagtgagctgtagctcacgaaagcttatgctcaaataaattggttagtcctaaggtgccacaagtactccttttctttttgcaaatacagactaacacgactgttactctgaaaccacatttatgtgcagatgtagttgccccatcttacaaaaaaaaccaacaaaaaactggaattggaaaagttacggaaaagggcaacaaaaattattaggggtatggaatggcttccatatgaggagagattaataagactggaacatttcagcttggaaaagagaactacagggggatatgatagaggtctataaaagcatgactggtgtagagaaagtagataaggaagtggtgtttactccttctcataacacaagaactaggggtcaccaaatgacattaataggcagcaggtttaaaagaaaccgAAGGAAGTATTtttgcacacaatgcacagtcgacctgtggaactctttgccagaggatgttgtgaaggccaagactataacagggttcaaaaaagaactagataagttaatggaggatcggtccatcaatggctactagccaggatgggcagggatggtatccctagcctcggTTTGCTAGtagttgggaatgggcaacaggggatgg
Above is a genomic segment from Natator depressus isolate rNatDep1 chromosome 8, rNatDep2.hap1, whole genome shotgun sequence containing:
- the MYOC gene encoding myocilin — protein: MLVVWLLLSVGLARAALGSTAHLRRANDRNSRCIYSFVVPSPNEASCPEPGQATSAMWELQRESNAQRSELESAKARLSLLENLVTQLHVALGAGGSSASTVELQRELDRLRMERAQQESQVSRLEAAYSTLGQEKSFLEEENRRLEQEKAELGRRLESSTQEIARLRASQRHQVSEAPAQDSQQGSQEVSKWDLESFDYQELKSELTEVPASRDFEEHPSPSHPATGDTATGCGQLVWVGEPVTFRRAETIAGKYGVWMRDPEPVPPYTRKTTWRVDAIGTDIRQVFEYDDSDQFMKGYPSKVHILPWSMESTGAVVYRGSLYFQRRKSRMVAKYDLKTETITVQKDIPSAGYHGQFPYSWGGYTDIDLAVDEMGLWVTYSTDKAKGAIILSKLDPETLEVEQTWKTNIRRQAVANSFMICGTLYTISSYSAPDATVNFSYHTATNTSEPLSIRFENRYGYSSMVDYNPTERKLFAWDNFNMVTYDIRLSRI